A window of the Egibacter rhizosphaerae genome harbors these coding sequences:
- the pncB gene encoding nicotinate phosphoribosyltransferase, whose product MSDALFTDFYELTMMAGYHAAGRADEPAVFDLFFRHNPEGVDLVVCAGLEPVLESLEGLSFTRDEIDYLASLDRFDPAFLEWLAELEFTGDVWAIPEGEIVFGDEPLVRVEGPLAQAQLVETLLINRIAYSSLIASNALQVTRAARGKPVLEFGARRAHGPDGAITATRAAMIGGCASTSNVEAARRFGLPLSGTQAHSWVMAWESEAEAFRAYARVFPEDCILLLDTYDTLHVGLPHALEVADELAADGHELGGVRLDSGDLDSLSREVRARLDAAGHTQARIVVSGDLDAPRIEDLERADAPIDAYGVGTALVTARQDPAFSGVYKLAEVDGNPVLKVSSTPEKATNPGRKQVWRGADGDVIGLADEGLEGREMLELAMRDGRRTRPARSVAEAAERCRESVTRVGEHPGQPRRTERLQALRDRLTDELAVPTSPST is encoded by the coding sequence GTGTCCGACGCGCTCTTTACCGACTTCTACGAGCTCACCATGATGGCGGGCTACCACGCGGCCGGCCGAGCGGACGAACCCGCCGTGTTCGACCTGTTCTTCCGCCACAACCCCGAGGGTGTGGATCTCGTTGTCTGCGCGGGACTCGAACCGGTGCTCGAATCGCTCGAGGGATTGTCGTTCACGAGGGACGAGATCGACTATCTCGCGTCGCTCGACCGGTTCGACCCGGCATTCCTCGAATGGCTCGCCGAGTTGGAGTTCACCGGGGACGTGTGGGCAATCCCCGAGGGCGAGATCGTCTTCGGCGACGAACCCCTGGTGCGGGTCGAAGGACCGCTCGCGCAGGCCCAACTCGTCGAGACGTTGCTGATCAACCGCATCGCGTACTCCTCGCTGATCGCGAGCAACGCACTGCAGGTGACACGGGCCGCCCGGGGCAAGCCGGTCCTGGAGTTCGGGGCTCGCCGCGCCCACGGTCCCGACGGCGCGATCACCGCGACCCGCGCAGCGATGATCGGTGGGTGCGCCTCCACCAGCAACGTCGAGGCCGCCCGCCGGTTCGGTCTGCCCCTGTCGGGCACACAGGCCCATTCGTGGGTCATGGCGTGGGAGTCCGAGGCCGAGGCCTTCCGTGCGTACGCCCGCGTGTTCCCGGAGGACTGCATCCTCCTGCTCGACACGTACGACACGTTGCACGTGGGGCTGCCGCACGCGCTGGAAGTGGCCGACGAGCTCGCCGCCGACGGCCACGAACTCGGCGGGGTGCGGCTCGACTCGGGGGACCTCGACTCGCTGTCGCGAGAGGTCCGGGCCCGCCTCGACGCGGCGGGGCACACCCAGGCACGCATCGTCGTCTCGGGGGACCTCGATGCCCCGCGGATCGAGGACCTCGAACGGGCCGACGCGCCGATCGACGCGTACGGCGTCGGCACGGCGCTCGTGACCGCCCGCCAGGATCCCGCGTTCAGCGGCGTGTACAAGCTCGCCGAGGTGGACGGCAATCCCGTCCTCAAGGTGTCGAGCACCCCCGAGAAGGCCACGAATCCCGGCCGCAAGCAGGTGTGGCGCGGAGCGGACGGGGACGTGATCGGGTTGGCGGACGAGGGGCTCGAGGGCCGCGAGATGCTCGAGCTGGCCATGCGCGACGGGCGACGGACGCGGCCCGCCCGGTCGGTGGCCGAGGCGGCCGAACGGTGCCGCGAGAGCGTCACTCGCGTCGGTGAGCACCCCGGGCAACCGCGCCGGACCGAGCGGCTGCAGGCACTGCGCGACCGGCTCACCGATGAGCTGGCGGTACCCACCAGCCCCTCCACCTGA
- a CDS encoding DNA primase — translation MRKNLLAAILAGLLALGVVACEDDAIEDDAGDDALDEEPDDGMDDEMDDDLDEDLDEDDDMDDDLDEDDGEDDDDL, via the coding sequence ATGCGGAAGAACCTTCTGGCAGCGATCCTCGCCGGCCTCCTCGCCCTTGGCGTGGTTGCTTGTGAGGACGACGCCATCGAGGACGATGCCGGTGACGACGCGCTCGACGAAGAGCCCGATGACGGCATGGACGACGAGATGGACGACGACCTCGACGAGGACCTCGACGAGGACGACGACATGGACGACGACCTCGACGAGGACGACGGCGAGGACGACGACGACCTCTAA
- a CDS encoding Fic family protein — protein sequence MSSIASLRHTERLVQLIARAEEASARLVAAPTDGRDRLAAIARREQARASARLDASPLTEATADEVDAGGAVARTKSEESGAREPRGSWSRALRLEGMPTQDIAAIEYANLLAVWDQESVLVQRFARDPLDVLAEIHGRLTDGLVDPAVVGRPRTSEQDVHDGAHGQVVYRGAPVAELADRLAALGHWLRAGADDEPALVVAGVVHERLLEWQPFEAANGRVARVAARLVRRRLDTAGLAVPELDWVADPLAYAREVAATIRRRGDLTRWVEWDAEVTVRALEHAADTAQGRPPPAPPARAVDALAALGEVITVVEYAEAAGVDRATARADLAQLERARLVRPERGTAGLRVRRTRSPDPSADPV from the coding sequence GTGTCGTCGATCGCATCCCTGCGCCACACCGAGCGCCTGGTGCAGCTGATCGCCCGTGCAGAGGAGGCCTCGGCACGGCTGGTCGCCGCGCCGACCGATGGGCGTGATCGCCTCGCCGCGATCGCCCGGCGGGAGCAGGCGCGCGCCTCCGCGCGCCTCGACGCGAGTCCGCTCACGGAGGCGACCGCGGACGAGGTGGACGCGGGCGGCGCCGTCGCGCGGACGAAGTCGGAGGAGAGCGGCGCTCGCGAGCCCCGGGGAAGCTGGAGCCGGGCGTTGCGCCTCGAGGGGATGCCCACCCAGGACATCGCCGCCATCGAGTACGCGAACCTGCTGGCCGTCTGGGACCAGGAGTCCGTCCTCGTCCAGCGGTTCGCGCGGGACCCGCTCGACGTGCTCGCCGAGATCCACGGTCGGCTGACCGACGGCTTGGTCGATCCTGCGGTGGTCGGGCGTCCGCGGACGAGCGAGCAGGACGTCCACGACGGTGCCCACGGTCAGGTCGTTTACCGCGGAGCCCCCGTCGCCGAACTCGCTGACCGGCTCGCCGCCCTGGGGCACTGGCTCAGGGCGGGGGCTGACGACGAGCCGGCGCTCGTCGTCGCCGGCGTGGTCCACGAACGGCTGCTCGAATGGCAGCCGTTCGAGGCGGCGAACGGTCGGGTGGCCCGCGTGGCGGCCCGATTGGTCCGTCGTCGGCTGGACACTGCGGGGCTCGCGGTGCCCGAGCTCGATTGGGTCGCCGATCCCCTCGCGTACGCCCGCGAGGTCGCGGCCACGATCCGTCGGCGCGGGGACCTGACCCGATGGGTCGAGTGGGACGCCGAGGTGACCGTTCGCGCCCTGGAGCATGCCGCGGACACGGCGCAGGGGAGGCCTCCGCCGGCCCCCCCGGCGCGCGCGGTTGACGCGCTCGCGGCGCTCGGAGAGGTCATCACCGTCGTGGAGTACGCGGAGGCCGCTGGCGTCGACCGAGCCACCGCCCGGGCCGATCTCGCGCAGCTCGAACGGGCCCGGCTCGTTCGACCCGAGCGGGGGACCGCGGGCCTCAGGGTCCGCCGGACCCGGTCGCCGGATCCGTCCGCCGATCCCGTTTGA
- a CDS encoding HAD family hydrolase, with product MTKAAAFFDLDRTLMSGSSAYYFGKAAYREGLLPLPRLLADGVSGLVFRLFGASDEKSEKLRDRILASVAGHEAESFRRLCPQVVEEILPRIRPEAQALLDMHAEADRDVWIVSASPVEIVEELASALELTGGLGTQSEIVDGVYTGNLAAPFCYGEGKAEVMRKLMAERGYEPTSCYAYSDSASDLPMMQLVGNPVAVNPDRPMMAVAHRRGWPVIEFNRQQKRVMRWSLSTGLGAVAGVGGYGLGRWHGRRRAAALLAQPRRMRKR from the coding sequence ATGACCAAGGCCGCCGCGTTCTTCGACCTCGACCGGACGCTCATGTCGGGCTCGAGTGCCTACTACTTCGGCAAGGCTGCCTATCGCGAGGGGCTGTTGCCGCTCCCACGGTTACTCGCCGACGGTGTGAGCGGCCTCGTGTTCCGGCTGTTCGGCGCGAGCGACGAGAAGAGCGAGAAGTTGCGCGACCGCATCCTGGCGAGCGTCGCGGGTCACGAGGCCGAGTCGTTCCGTCGCCTCTGCCCGCAGGTGGTCGAGGAGATCCTCCCCCGGATCCGGCCGGAGGCGCAGGCGCTGCTCGACATGCACGCCGAGGCCGACCGCGACGTCTGGATCGTGTCGGCCAGCCCGGTCGAGATCGTCGAGGAGCTCGCGAGCGCGCTCGAGCTGACCGGTGGCCTGGGCACGCAGAGCGAGATCGTCGACGGGGTGTACACGGGGAACCTCGCCGCGCCCTTCTGCTACGGCGAGGGCAAGGCCGAGGTCATGCGCAAGCTCATGGCGGAGCGGGGCTACGAACCGACGAGCTGCTACGCGTACTCCGACTCCGCCAGCGATCTGCCGATGATGCAGCTCGTGGGCAATCCCGTGGCGGTCAACCCCGATCGGCCGATGATGGCCGTCGCCCACCGACGCGGGTGGCCGGTCATCGAGTTCAACCGCCAGCAGAAGCGTGTGATGCGGTGGTCGCTGTCGACCGGTCTCGGCGCGGTCGCCGGCGTCGGCGGCTACGGGCTCGGGCGGTGGCACGGACGTCGCCGGGCCGCCGCGCTGCTCGCCCAACCGCGGCGGATGCGGAAGCGATAG
- a CDS encoding FxsA family protein → MRAILFLVFVVGPILELLVIIQVGQLVGPWPTVGLLLAVSVLGALLVRREGLKAWQRFTRSLQEGRVPAAEVVDGALLLLGGAFLVTPGFITDALGLALLFPPTRAGLRRLVRARSSLFVAGATGLRGAQSSPRGGRARPHDTNDVVDVEVVRVEREDAPEASEALEDGHRDDPSEEEPPR, encoded by the coding sequence GTGCGCGCGATCCTCTTCCTCGTCTTCGTCGTCGGACCGATCCTGGAGTTGCTGGTCATCATCCAGGTCGGTCAGCTCGTCGGGCCGTGGCCCACCGTCGGCCTGCTGCTCGCGGTCTCGGTGCTCGGCGCCCTGCTGGTCAGGCGCGAGGGCCTCAAAGCCTGGCAGCGCTTCACGCGGAGCCTGCAGGAAGGACGGGTCCCCGCGGCGGAGGTCGTCGACGGGGCCCTCTTGCTGCTGGGTGGGGCCTTCCTCGTGACCCCCGGCTTCATCACCGACGCGCTCGGCCTCGCGCTCCTGTTCCCGCCCACCCGGGCGGGTCTCCGCCGGCTCGTGCGTGCACGCAGCAGTCTGTTCGTGGCCGGCGCGACGGGCCTGCGTGGTGCGCAGTCGTCGCCACGGGGCGGCCGTGCCCGCCCGCATGACACGAACGACGTGGTCGATGTCGAGGTGGTGCGGGTCGAGCGCGAGGACGCACCCGAGGCCAGTGAGGCGCTCGAGGACGGCCATCGCGACGACCCCTCCGAGGAGGAGCCCCCCCGATGA